TTGCATTTCCATCTTCATCTGCATAAGTAGCTCTTAAAAGCACAACATCTATAGGAAAAGCTTTATATAACAAATATTCCTTATCTTCAATGTTAATTAATTTTACAATATCTTCTTTTGTAACTTCATTAAGCTTACCGCCTTCAATTCTAGGATCTATAAATGTTTTTAATCCAACATGAGTAATTGTTCCCGGTTTTCCAGCTGCAATGTCTCTATATAAGTGAGATATAACGCCTTGAGGTAAATTATATGCTTCTACTTTATTTTCCAAAGCTAGTTTTTGAAGCTTCGGTGTCAACGCCCAATGTCCACCTATTATTTTATGAACCAAGCCTTCATGACCAAGATGATTTAATCCTCTGTCCTTACCATCACCCTGACCAGCAGCAAAAACTAATGTTAAATTATTAGGGACTTGCTTTTCTAAATAATGTTTTTCTATTTGTAACGTAATCTCTTCTGGATGAGCAGATCCAACAAATCCACCCACTGCAACAGTAGCTCCATTTTTTATTAAACCAACTGCTTTTTCTATGGAAATTACCTTTGACTTCATATTAATCCCCTCCATTTCATTTCTTTAGTTAATAGCATTTTGTTTATTTCTTAGCATCTCTTTCTAAGAAATATAGAAGTACTTCTGTTCGTTCCTTTTGTCTTTCATTTAAAAATTCTTGTGACCAATTATAGAAACCTTTTTCACTTTTTGATCCTACATTTCCTGCTTCAACCATACCTTCCATTAACTTAGATGGTTGAGTATAATTACATAAATCTTCAAATAAGTATGAAGATATATTATGGAATATATCTAATCCACCTAAATCTGCACTGCATAATGGTCCAGTAGCTGGAAGTCTTCTCCCATGACCATACTCCATAGCCTTATCTACTTCCTCAGGCTTTGCCCAGCCTTTTTCTACTATATATAAAGCTTCTCTAAGAAGTGCCAATTGTAGCCGATTTCCTATGAATCCTAAGCATTCCTTTTCCATACGAACAGATTTTTTTCCTATATAATCAACCCATTCCATAACTTTTACTATTGTATCCTCTGATGTTTTTTCTCCTGGAACTACCTCAACTAAAGGAATTAATTGTGGTGGATTCCAAAAGTGAGCAACTGCTATTCTCTCAGGATATTTTGTATATTTAGCTATCTCAGTTGGACTAAGTCCTGAAGTGTTTGTTGCTAAAATTATACTCGGTGGACAAATCTCATCTAATTGCTTAAATATTTCTTGTTTAAGCTCTAAATTTTCTGCCAGCGATTCTATTATAAAATCAACATTCTTTGCAGCTTCTTCAATGCTTTTAACTCCTTTTATTTTATCTAAAATTTCTTCACATCGGCTATCATCTAATTTTCCTTCAGCTTTCAAAAGATTTAAACTAGACTTTATACTATTAAACCCTCTTTCTAAACTTTCATCTGTTCTACCATACATAACTACATTTAACCCTGCCTTAGCAGAAAATAATGCTATACCATGTCCCATAGTTCCAGTACCTAATACTGCTATATTTTTTATATTCATTCTTATCATCCTTTCCATATATTTTTTGAATGATTGTATAATTTCATAAACTAAAAAGATTTATAATATTACTTTAATACATGTAGATTTCACATATTTTTACAGATTATAGTTCTAGGCTATTAACTGATAAAAATATGTGTAAATCTGCAATCACTAGATGATTTATAAGTTCTAGATTTAAATTTTACTTTTTAAATTATTAAAATAAAGCTAAACCAACACCAAAGATTAAAGCACCTACAATTAAGGTTGTTACGCAATATCCCATAATATCACGAACTTTTAATCCTGCTATAGCTAAAGCAGGTAGTGCCCAAAATGGTTGTGCCATATTCATCCAAGCTTCACCGTATGCTATTGCCATAGCTGCTTTCCCCATATCTGCACCAAGTGCTTGTGCAGCTGGCATTATAAACGGTGCCTGTACAACCCAGTGTCCGCCACCAGATGGAACAAAGAAATTAATTAATCCTGAACTTAAGAATGCAAATATTGGGAATGTATGAATATTCGATATGCTAACAAAACCGCTAGTAATCATGCCTCCTAATCCTGACAAATCCATCATACCTTGTATTCCAGCATAGAACGGAAATTGTACCATTATGCCAGCTGTTCCTTTTGCTCCATTGACTATAGCTTGCATATAAGATAAAGGACTTCCATGAAGAATAATACCAGCAAAGAACATAATCATATTTACAGCGTTTACATCCATAGTACCATTATGCATGAAGTAATAAACCATATATGAAATTCCAAGAATACCAATTAACCATGCAATAATTTTGCTGTTTTCAACTCGTACAGCAAATGTCTTTTCAGTTGCAATGTCAGTATTAGTAGCCGCAAGTTCATCTGCTGCTAGTAAAGCTGGGTCAATCTCTATAACGTCTTCGTCTTTGGGCATCATCATCCTTGTCATTAAAGGTAATACAATTATTAAAGCAATAGTTATAAAGATATTAAACGGTGAAAAAATAGTTTCACTAAGAGGAATCAATCCTATAGCCTTTTCCATTGGATTCCCTTTAGTTGCTGCTAAAAGAGGAATTGAACCAGATAAACCTCCATGCCAAGTCATAAAACCAATGTAGGCACTTGCAATTAACAAACGATAATCTGTACGTGGTACCTTTTTTGCAACTTCTTTTGCAAGTAAAGCACCAACAATTAGACCAAATCCCCAGTTAATAATATTAGCAACCGCTGCAACAAATGTAACAAGCATAATACCTTGAGCTGGTGTTTTAGGTACACCTGCAATCTTTTCCAAAATACGTTTAATAGGCGGTGAACTAGCTAATGCATTACCAGTAACTAAAATTAGCGCCATTTGCATACCAAATGCTAGAAGATTCCAGAAACTCTTACCCCAAAATCCAATCATATCAATAGGAGTATGGCCAGTAAATATAATACCTGAAACAAACATAATTAACGTCAAAATCATTGCAAAAACAAGTGGGTCTGGAAGAAATCTTTGAACAATAGTTGTAAAAAATTTAGATAAAGATTTTATCATCTTTTTTGCCTCCTTTAAATTTAGTAATGAACAACAAGCTTGTTTAATTCCTACACTTTACTTAAATAGCAATATATGTGCCAAATTTGCCTTTATAGGATTTTAAAAAGAAATTTTAAAATTAATGTCATAAAAAATGGATTTTCACTTGCCTAGAGACACTTAAGCGATTTAAAATTAACCAAAGTTATTGGATTTAAACACAAAAAAAGTTCACACTTATTTTTCTTTTAAAAAACAAGTGCGAACTTTTTGTATGTTGTATGTGCAAAACCATTCACACTTTCGTAATTGGTATAACTACTTTTGCAAGCTAAATACTATCAATAGCGTAAATGATGAAATACATTCCAGTTTCCATTAATAAGACTAAAATAACCCACCACAACACATTTTGTGTTGTCATGGGTTTCATTGTAGAGGTGAAATACGATTTTCGCATCCTCAGCTTACCATATTTCCAATGATTTTTAACGTTTGGACATTATCTGTTTCGATTTTAGTTATCAATATTTTTAGTGGAATTTTTTATCATCTGATATTTTTATCATCATGTATACATTTGTTTTTTATATAAATTCACTCGGATTTTTGCAATTCATTAATCCTGACATAATGCAAATACCATCTGCACCAGCATTAATAACTTCTTGAGCATTTTTAGGTGAAATACCACCAATAGCAAAAACCGGTATATTTACTGAGCTGCATACTGATGATAAAAAACTTAACCCTCTTGGCTCAAGATCTTTTTTACAATCAGTCTCAAATATATGGCCTGCTGTAATATAAGTTGCACCTAACTTTACAGCTTCTATTGCTTCACTTACTGAATGAATAGACACTCCAACTTCATCAAATTCTTCGTAAATATCAAGCTTAGATTTTAAAACATGCAGCGGCAGATGAATCTTTTTACAATTAAGTTCTTTTGCTACATTATAATAAGTATGCAATATACACTCTGTATTATTATTTTTACATATCTTTAATACCTTAGTTGCTAAATCTCTATATTCATTTTCTGATAAATCTTTTTCTCTAAGTACTATACTTACAGACTTAATCACTGTGTTTTTCTCATTCAATAAACATATGTCTTGTATCTGTGTTAAAAAGTCATTATTGCACAGATGACGATTGGTAATTGCTAAGATTTTATACATATATATAATCACTCATAACTGATTGAAGACCTTGATTAACAATTGCATCAGCTATTTCTTCTACTGTACGTGGGTCCGAAATCTCAAATTGTTCGTCACCTCTAGCCTCTTCGTTGTCACTATGGCCACCTATTCCAACTGAAACTCCAGCTGAAATTTTAGTTGCTGCAAGTCCAATTACATTATCACGAAAATTAGCACGTTCACGAGTTGATATAGTAATGTTTGCAAAAGGCAAAAATATTCTATATGCAGTAATTATCTGTAGAAGCTGCTTCTCATGTACATCTTTTGGATTAATTTTATCATTATTGATTATTGGACGTAACCTTGGACATGAAAGAGCAATTTCAGCATGAGGATACTTACGTTGAAGAAGGTGTGCATGAAGTCCTGTTGCAAAAGCATCCTTACGAAAATCATCTAATCCGAGCAGTGCTGCAAATCCAACACCTCTCATCCCACCTTGAATAGCTCTCTCCTGTGCATTAAAACGATAAGGAAAAATACGTTTGTGTCCCTCTAAATGTAATGTTTCATATTTATCTGAATTATAAGTTTCTTGGAATACAGTAACAAAATCTGCACCACATTCATGTAAATATGTGTATTCATCTGAGTTCATTGGATATACTTCAAGGCCCACCACCTTAAAATATTTTCTAGCTATTTTGCAGGCTTCACCAATATAAGTAACATCAGACATACTGCGGCTTTCGCCAGTAAGAAGTAATATTTCTTGTAGCCCAGTACTCGCAATACATTGCATTTCTTTTTCTATTTCTTCTGCATTAAGTCTCGCACGCTTAATTTTATTATAACAATTAAAACCACAATAAATACAATAGTTTTCACAATAATTGGCAATATAAAGTGGCGTAAACATATAAATTGAATTCCCAAAATGCTTACGTGTTTCTAATTTAGCACGCTCAGCCATTTCCTCAATAAGAGGAATACCTGCTGGCGATAATAAAGCTGCAAAATCCTCAATATCTAATACGTCTTTCTTAAGAGCCATAATCACATCTTGAGCTGTATATCTTTCAGAATCATAAGCTTCCATTTTTGAGATAACTTGATCCATAACATTAGATTCAATTACCTCCATACCCTCCATATATTTCATATGGTCAACACGTTGTTCCATTTTTATTTTTCCTCCTTAATCTTCAAGAAATCCAGTTAATGGTGATGAAGCTGAAGCACCCTTATCAAGTACACTACCAAGCCCTGAAAGATACGCGCCTCTTCCAGCTTCTATTGCCTTCTTAAAAGCATTGGCCATAGCTGGAATATTACCTGCTGTAGCAATTGCAGTATTAGCCATAATAGCAGCAACTCCCATTTCCATTGCCTCACAAGCCTG
The DNA window shown above is from Clostridium beijerinckii and carries:
- a CDS encoding TIGR00366 family protein, giving the protein MIKSLSKFFTTIVQRFLPDPLVFAMILTLIMFVSGIIFTGHTPIDMIGFWGKSFWNLLAFGMQMALILVTGNALASSPPIKRILEKIAGVPKTPAQGIMLVTFVAAVANIINWGFGLIVGALLAKEVAKKVPRTDYRLLIASAYIGFMTWHGGLSGSIPLLAATKGNPMEKAIGLIPLSETIFSPFNIFITIALIIVLPLMTRMMMPKDEDVIEIDPALLAADELAATNTDIATEKTFAVRVENSKIIAWLIGILGISYMVYYFMHNGTMDVNAVNMIMFFAGIILHGSPLSYMQAIVNGAKGTAGIMVQFPFYAGIQGMMDLSGLGGMITSGFVSISNIHTFPIFAFLSSGLINFFVPSGGGHWVVQAPFIMPAAQALGADMGKAAMAIAYGEAWMNMAQPFWALPALAIAGLKVRDIMGYCVTTLIVGALIFGVGLALF
- a CDS encoding 2-iminoacetate synthase ThiH — protein: MEQRVDHMKYMEGMEVIESNVMDQVISKMEAYDSERYTAQDVIMALKKDVLDIEDFAALLSPAGIPLIEEMAERAKLETRKHFGNSIYMFTPLYIANYCENYCIYCGFNCYNKIKRARLNAEEIEKEMQCIASTGLQEILLLTGESRSMSDVTYIGEACKIARKYFKVVGLEVYPMNSDEYTYLHECGADFVTVFQETYNSDKYETLHLEGHKRIFPYRFNAQERAIQGGMRGVGFAALLGLDDFRKDAFATGLHAHLLQRKYPHAEIALSCPRLRPIINNDKINPKDVHEKQLLQIITAYRIFLPFANITISTRERANFRDNVIGLAATKISAGVSVGIGGHSDNEEARGDEQFEISDPRTVEEIADAIVNQGLQSVMSDYIYV
- a CDS encoding thiamine phosphate synthase, yielding MYKILAITNRHLCNNDFLTQIQDICLLNEKNTVIKSVSIVLREKDLSENEYRDLATKVLKICKNNNTECILHTYYNVAKELNCKKIHLPLHVLKSKLDIYEEFDEVGVSIHSVSEAIEAVKLGATYITAGHIFETDCKKDLEPRGLSFLSSVCSSVNIPVFAIGGISPKNAQEVINAGADGICIMSGLMNCKNPSEFI
- a CDS encoding 3-hydroxybutyryl-CoA dehydrogenase — protein: MNIKNIAVLGTGTMGHGIALFSAKAGLNVVMYGRTDESLERGFNSIKSSLNLLKAEGKLDDSRCEEILDKIKGVKSIEEAAKNVDFIIESLAENLELKQEIFKQLDEICPPSIILATNTSGLSPTEIAKYTKYPERIAVAHFWNPPQLIPLVEVVPGEKTSEDTIVKVMEWVDYIGKKSVRMEKECLGFIGNRLQLALLREALYIVEKGWAKPEEVDKAMEYGHGRRLPATGPLCSADLGGLDIFHNISSYLFEDLCNYTQPSKLMEGMVEAGNVGSKSEKGFYNWSQEFLNERQKERTEVLLYFLERDAKK